Proteins found in one Armatimonadia bacterium genomic segment:
- a CDS encoding DUF1559 domain-containing protein: MKRHGFTLIELLVVIAIIAILAAILFPVFARAREKARQSSCSSNLKQLALGVEMYAQDYDEKLCPRYYRYNPSTPGGGTWCDTFVQPYIKNTQVVLCPSTNSKSYGYNMDYLDWQALASIQSPSETVMICEIKKNSTGAYGDVCVRKPSVFGTPPAVPTNDEDDLAGSSDPTYSPRARGVHNGGSNIAFVDGHVKWMETSGFYYGQNPTDLYFDRN; the protein is encoded by the coding sequence ATGAAACGACATGGCTTTACGCTTATCGAGTTGCTCGTGGTAATCGCCATCATCGCAATCCTCGCGGCAATCCTCTTCCCGGTGTTCGCGCGAGCCCGCGAGAAGGCCCGGCAGTCATCGTGCTCCAGCAACCTGAAGCAGCTGGCGCTCGGAGTGGAGATGTACGCTCAGGACTACGACGAGAAGCTGTGCCCGCGGTACTATCGCTACAACCCGTCCACTCCCGGCGGCGGCACCTGGTGTGACACCTTCGTGCAGCCCTACATCAAGAACACGCAAGTCGTGCTCTGCCCCAGCACCAACAGCAAGTCCTACGGCTACAACATGGACTACCTGGACTGGCAGGCCCTGGCGAGCATCCAGAGCCCCTCGGAAACGGTCATGATCTGCGAGATCAAGAAGAACAGTACCGGCGCCTACGGTGATGTATGCGTTCGCAAGCCCTCTGTTTTCGGCACTCCGCCGGCCGTGCCGACCAACGACGAGGATGACTTGGCGGGCAGCAGCGATCCCACCTACTCCCCGCGTGCTCGTGGCGTGCACAACGGCGGCTCGAACATCGCCTTCGTCGATGGTCACGTCAAGTGGATGGAGACCAGCGGGTTCTACTATGGTCAGAACCCCACGGACCTGTACTTCGACCGCAACTAG
- a CDS encoding DUF1559 domain-containing protein: MKRHGFTLIELLVVIAIIAILAAILFPVFARAREKARQSSCSSNLKQLALGIMMYAQDYDEKLCPRYYRYNPAVAGGGNWCDTFAQPYVKNIQIVYCPSTNAKSYGYNMDYLDWQPLANIQSPSETVMICDVKQCLTGWDLSVRKPSIFGSPVPMPANDEDANAVSTDPPYSPRARGVHNGGANVAFVDGHVKWMKTSSFYYSQNPTDLWFDRN; the protein is encoded by the coding sequence ATGAAACGCCATGGTTTCACGCTCATCGAGTTGCTGGTTGTCATCGCCATCATCGCGATTCTGGCGGCCATCCTGTTTCCGGTTTTCGCCCGGGCACGAGAGAAGGCGCGGCAGTCATCGTGTTCCAGCAACCTCAAGCAGTTGGCTCTCGGTATCATGATGTATGCGCAGGACTATGACGAGAAGCTGTGCCCACGGTACTACCGCTATAACCCCGCTGTTGCAGGCGGCGGCAACTGGTGCGACACCTTCGCGCAGCCCTACGTGAAGAACATCCAGATCGTCTACTGCCCGAGCACCAACGCAAAGTCCTACGGTTACAACATGGACTACCTGGACTGGCAGCCGCTGGCCAACATCCAGTCGCCATCGGAGACGGTCATGATCTGCGACGTCAAGCAGTGCTTGACCGGCTGGGACCTGAGCGTCCGCAAGCCCTCGATCTTCGGCTCACCGGTGCCGATGCCCGCGAACGACGAGGATGCCAACGCCGTCAGCACGGACCCGCCCTACTCTCCGCGGGCTCGTGGTGTGCACAACGGCGGCGCCAACGTTGCCTTCGTCGACGGCCACGTCAAGTGGATGAAGACCAGTTCCTTCTACTACAGCCAGAACCCCACCGACCTGTGGTTTGACCGCAACTAG
- the fliS gene encoding flagellar export chaperone FliS, producing MIPRALNAQYAYRQMQTETAGPEETVVLLFDGMVRILYRARDAMSAGRLEEQSAEIGRAQRILSELSCALDSSQDEALVGALRCTYTSMYNRLCEANLSDDLAALEDVLALAERFSQAWRTALQNVGVATVTPASL from the coding sequence GTGATTCCTCGAGCTCTCAATGCGCAGTACGCCTACCGGCAGATGCAGACCGAAACGGCCGGCCCGGAGGAAACCGTTGTCTTGCTGTTTGACGGGATGGTGCGGATCCTGTACCGAGCGCGCGACGCCATGTCGGCAGGTCGCCTCGAGGAGCAGTCGGCAGAGATCGGGCGCGCGCAGCGGATCCTGAGCGAGCTGAGCTGCGCTCTGGACTCCTCGCAGGACGAGGCGCTTGTCGGAGCCCTGCGCTGCACCTACACCTCGATGTACAACCGGCTCTGCGAGGCGAACCTCAGCGACGATCTGGCAGCACTGGAGGATGTCCTGGCCCTGGCGGAGCGGTTCTCGCAGGCGTGGCGTACAGCCCTGCAAAACGTCGGCGTTGCCACCGTCACACCGGCGAGTCTGTGA
- a CDS encoding DUF1559 domain-containing protein yields MLMKRRGFTLIELLVVIAIIAILAAILFPVFARAREKARQSSCSSNLKQLALGVMMYAQDYDEKLCPRYYRYNPAVPGGGNWLDTFVQPYIKNTQVCLCPSTSSKSYGFNADYLDWQPLANILSPSETVMACDIKKNAAGVYGDIHCRKPSTFTPSTVPANDEDDLAVASDPANSPRARGVHNGGANIAFVDGHVKWMKTTSFYYGQNPVDLYFDRN; encoded by the coding sequence TCATCGCGATTCTGGCGGCAATTCTCTTCCCGGTGTTCGCGCGAGCACGCGAGAAGGCCCGGCAGTCGTCGTGCTCCAGCAATCTCAAGCAATTGGCTCTTGGCGTAATGATGTACGCTCAGGACTACGACGAGAAGCTTTGCCCCCGGTACTATCGGTACAACCCGGCCGTCCCGGGTGGCGGCAACTGGCTTGACACCTTCGTGCAGCCCTACATCAAGAACACGCAGGTCTGCCTGTGCCCGAGCACCAGCTCCAAGTCCTACGGTTTCAACGCCGACTATCTTGACTGGCAGCCGCTGGCCAATATCCTGTCCCCGTCGGAGACGGTGATGGCCTGCGACATCAAGAAAAACGCGGCCGGCGTGTACGGTGACATCCACTGCCGGAAGCCGTCGACCTTCACGCCGAGTACCGTGCCCGCCAACGACGAGGATGACTTGGCGGTCGCCAGCGATCCGGCGAACTCCCCGCGGGCTCGTGGCGTGCACAACGGCGGCGCGAACATCGCCTTCGTCGATGGTCACGTCAAGTGGATGAAGACCACCTCCTTCTACTATGGTCAGAATCCAGTCGATCTGTACTTCGACCGCAACTAG
- the fliD gene encoding flagellar filament capping protein FliD: MSSSVAGITTTISNVSGTTYLDGLASGLDTTSIIDQLAEIQSKPIKRLEARKTALQEKLAAYQSINASLGALQLAAKDLATPSQFLTRGATVSGYSTGTAPLAVSASSEARTGTHQVVVEQLAQAQRVLSGAGAVADADAALNAAGDLRINGKTVSLTAGDTLKDLRDKINAAGAGVDADVIQVAEGDARLVLTAQQPGVENSIDLVDGTGSNLLQKLGLVSAEASLKHPLAGDASAQSDGVANSALDVAVALGLTIPPAGTVLIAGVSLTLDLGSDSLEDLRDRINQSEELQAQGVSASVVSEEAGGKTQYRLQIDKAEGTLTLTDDNNVLSTLGLVQHSIANEQQAACDARIRVDGVTVTRSTNSMDDVIDGLSIELTRAAPTETLTLTVAQDTTSALRKVQSFASAYNSLIDQIASAQAYDTETESGGVLFGDAAILNLEYGLRGTISNPIAMSATTSDTLASIGITTDAHDRLVLETAKLTQVLTEDPSRVGGLFGLEAESDSPQIEFISSTRATATSDASGYLVHITQAAERGTASSREYAAGATLTATETLTFDGTSPVTLEAGMTLREAADRLNGWFQTYGSAYEATVVSEGGHEHLQIQHEQYGSAYAVVMSSSLDDGAGGTGLGGATAGSTETYWGKDVAATINGEAATGRGQVLTGDSGNATTDGLTLKITTTESGVDLGRVSVSKGAARRLSEYISFALDTETGSITQGAESLTKSMESIDDDIDTVEGRVQRYRDKMQAKFQTMETALAKAQALQQYMSGQISAFTSSKD, from the coding sequence GTGTCAAGCAGTGTTGCGGGGATCACTACTACCATCAGTAACGTCAGCGGCACTACGTACCTCGACGGTCTTGCCTCCGGCCTCGACACCACCAGTATCATCGATCAGCTCGCGGAGATTCAGAGCAAGCCGATCAAGCGGCTGGAGGCACGGAAGACAGCGCTGCAGGAGAAGCTGGCGGCGTACCAGTCGATCAACGCCTCCCTGGGAGCACTGCAGTTGGCTGCCAAAGACCTGGCCACACCCTCACAGTTCCTGACACGTGGGGCCACCGTGTCGGGATACAGCACCGGTACGGCCCCGCTGGCGGTGTCTGCATCCTCCGAGGCACGGACAGGAACCCACCAGGTAGTTGTCGAGCAGTTGGCCCAGGCGCAGCGAGTGCTCTCAGGAGCCGGCGCAGTGGCAGACGCCGATGCTGCCCTGAACGCGGCCGGAGACCTGCGCATCAACGGGAAGACTGTGTCACTGACGGCCGGCGACACACTCAAGGACCTGCGCGACAAGATCAACGCGGCGGGTGCGGGAGTCGATGCGGACGTCATCCAGGTGGCAGAGGGCGATGCTCGTCTGGTGCTTACGGCCCAGCAGCCGGGAGTCGAGAACTCCATCGACCTGGTAGACGGGACGGGAAGCAACCTGCTCCAGAAGCTCGGACTGGTCAGCGCAGAAGCTTCTCTGAAGCACCCACTTGCGGGCGATGCTTCGGCCCAGTCTGACGGCGTCGCGAACTCGGCGCTGGACGTTGCAGTGGCCCTGGGCCTCACTATCCCGCCGGCGGGGACGGTGCTGATTGCCGGAGTGAGCCTCACCCTTGACCTGGGCTCGGACAGCCTCGAGGACCTCCGCGACCGCATCAACCAGAGTGAGGAACTGCAAGCCCAGGGCGTGAGTGCCAGCGTGGTCTCGGAGGAGGCTGGCGGAAAGACCCAGTACCGGCTCCAGATCGACAAGGCGGAGGGGACGCTGACACTGACGGACGACAACAACGTGCTGTCCACCCTGGGGCTGGTGCAGCACAGCATCGCGAACGAGCAGCAGGCTGCCTGTGATGCCCGGATCCGCGTCGACGGCGTGACCGTGACGCGTTCGACGAACTCGATGGACGACGTGATTGACGGCCTCAGCATCGAGCTGACGAGGGCGGCACCTACGGAGACGCTGACGCTGACTGTCGCTCAGGACACGACCTCTGCGCTCAGGAAGGTCCAGTCCTTTGCCTCCGCCTACAACAGCCTCATCGACCAGATCGCCTCGGCGCAGGCGTACGACACGGAGACCGAGAGCGGTGGCGTTCTTTTCGGCGACGCAGCCATCCTGAACCTTGAGTACGGGCTGCGCGGCACCATCAGCAACCCCATCGCGATGTCAGCGACGACCTCAGACACCCTCGCGTCGATCGGGATCACCACGGATGCCCACGACCGGCTCGTGCTGGAAACGGCGAAGCTCACGCAGGTGCTGACGGAGGACCCGAGTCGAGTGGGAGGGCTCTTCGGGCTGGAGGCCGAGTCGGACAGCCCGCAGATCGAGTTCATCTCCTCGACCCGTGCCACGGCGACAAGCGATGCCTCGGGCTACCTGGTTCACATCACGCAGGCGGCTGAGCGTGGCACGGCCTCCTCGCGCGAGTATGCAGCCGGTGCGACACTCACTGCCACCGAGACGCTGACCTTTGACGGCACCTCGCCGGTGACGCTGGAGGCGGGGATGACGCTGCGGGAAGCTGCAGATCGGCTGAACGGCTGGTTCCAGACTTACGGCTCTGCCTACGAGGCCACCGTCGTTTCGGAGGGTGGACACGAGCACTTGCAGATACAGCATGAGCAGTACGGGTCCGCCTACGCCGTGGTGATGTCCTCCTCGCTGGATGACGGGGCCGGAGGCACGGGTCTCGGCGGTGCGACAGCGGGGTCGACAGAGACGTACTGGGGCAAGGATGTGGCGGCGACGATCAACGGCGAGGCGGCGACCGGCAGGGGACAGGTGCTCACCGGCGACAGCGGCAATGCCACCACTGACGGGCTGACGCTGAAGATCACGACAACCGAGTCGGGAGTCGACCTGGGGCGAGTCAGCGTAAGCAAGGGTGCTGCGAGACGGCTGAGCGAGTACATCTCCTTCGCGCTGGACACGGAGACCGGCTCGATCACCCAGGGTGCCGAGAGCCTCACCAAGAGCATGGAGAGCATCGACGACGACATCGACACCGTCGAGGGTCGCGTGCAGCGCTACAGGGACAAGATGCAAGCGAAGTTCCAGACGATGGAGACCGCACTGGCCAAGGCCCAGGCTTTGCAGCAGTACATGAGCGGGCAGATCTCTGCCTTTACCTCAAGTAAGGACTGA